The Acidicapsa ligni genome has a window encoding:
- a CDS encoding plasmid mobilization protein — protein MLKPPLRTKSVGTKVSEAEFALLEERARGAGLRLAEWVREALLSAPVEPGMGSGVDRKTPGSLWTGSVSR, from the coding sequence TTGCTGAAGCCGCCCTTACGCACAAAATCAGTCGGCACCAAAGTCAGCGAGGCGGAGTTCGCGCTGCTGGAGGAGCGTGCGCGTGGGGCCGGGTTGCGCCTGGCCGAGTGGGTTCGTGAGGCGTTGCTGTCCGCGCCTGTGGAACCTGGCATGGGTTCGGGCGTGGACCGGAAAACTCCGGGGTCGCTTTGGACAGGTAGCGTATCGAGATAA
- a CDS encoding sialate O-acetylesterase: MTSRISGLLRLSVLALMVSGSLMKAEVRLPKILASHMVVQRDLPVHVWGWAEPGETVSVSFRGDSRATKADELGQWSIYLSPGAAGGPFELMVKGTNTVTLSDVLVGDVWVASGQSNMEFEMRKAATAATDLPKAENSQIRLMIVSRNAAEYPQTDVNEDPAGNGRTWAASTPDTAKNFSAVAWYFAREIEAREHVPVGVIDSTWGGTVADAWTSLTALGADPGLAPVFTARGHMAEREPTALLREKYRQQLVDAAKAAGKAAPQFPWHPLFNMWGPAMLYNGMIAPLTAFPIRGVIWYQGESNSALERAPLYERLFRTLIEDWRNQWQIGDFPFLYVQIANFKSTPLEVWAPIREAQRRTLELRNTGMAVTIDVGNPTDVHPTDKVTVGHRLALTARAITYGETALEYSGPAFRQVTQENENLRVWFDHAEGLKAEGGTLTGFEVAGADGVFAAAEARIEGSTVVLTNPSVATPVAARYGWENNPECHLFNREGLPASPFSSEK, encoded by the coding sequence GTGACTTCACGAATTTCTGGCCTGCTGAGGCTTTCTGTGCTGGCGTTGATGGTATCCGGTTCCCTGATGAAGGCAGAGGTCAGGCTTCCAAAAATTCTTGCAAGTCACATGGTTGTGCAGCGTGATCTACCCGTGCATGTATGGGGCTGGGCAGAGCCGGGTGAAACTGTTTCGGTGAGTTTTCGGGGTGATTCCCGGGCGACGAAGGCCGACGAACTAGGCCAGTGGAGCATTTACCTTTCGCCTGGAGCGGCGGGCGGTCCATTTGAACTGATGGTCAAGGGCACGAACACCGTAACACTATCCGACGTGCTGGTGGGCGACGTCTGGGTAGCCAGCGGGCAATCGAATATGGAGTTTGAGATGCGAAAAGCGGCTACTGCGGCGACCGATTTGCCGAAGGCCGAGAATTCGCAGATCAGGCTGATGATTGTTAGCAGGAATGCGGCGGAATATCCCCAGACAGATGTGAATGAAGATCCTGCCGGCAACGGGAGAACGTGGGCTGCTTCTACTCCTGATACAGCGAAGAACTTTTCTGCTGTTGCATGGTATTTCGCACGAGAGATCGAGGCACGCGAACATGTACCGGTGGGCGTTATCGATTCAACCTGGGGTGGCACGGTAGCGGATGCATGGACGAGTCTGACCGCGTTGGGCGCGGACCCTGGATTGGCTCCTGTATTTACGGCACGAGGCCACATGGCAGAGCGTGAGCCGACCGCGCTGTTGCGTGAGAAATATCGCCAGCAACTGGTTGATGCAGCCAAGGCCGCAGGCAAGGCGGCTCCCCAGTTTCCATGGCATCCCCTGTTTAATATGTGGGGACCAGCCATGCTGTACAACGGAATGATTGCGCCGCTGACGGCGTTCCCGATCCGCGGAGTGATCTGGTACCAGGGAGAAAGCAATAGCGCTCTGGAACGTGCTCCGCTCTATGAGCGGCTGTTTCGTACGCTGATTGAAGATTGGCGCAATCAATGGCAGATCGGCGACTTCCCTTTTCTGTACGTGCAGATAGCGAACTTTAAGTCGACTCCTCTTGAGGTGTGGGCGCCGATTCGCGAAGCGCAGCGAAGGACGCTGGAATTGCGCAACACAGGTATGGCGGTAACGATCGATGTGGGTAATCCTACGGATGTACATCCCACAGATAAGGTGACAGTTGGGCATCGCCTGGCCCTGACTGCGCGGGCAATTACTTATGGAGAAACGGCACTGGAGTATTCAGGTCCGGCGTTTCGCCAAGTTACCCAGGAGAATGAAAACCTGAGGGTATGGTTTGATCATGCTGAGGGTTTGAAGGCCGAAGGCGGAACGCTGACCGGGTTTGAGGTAGCCGGTGCGGATGGAGTCTTTGCAGCAGCAGAGGCGCGTATTGAGGGCAGTACAGTGGTATTGACCAATCCTTCGGTAGCAACACCTGTAGCGGCTCGGTATGGCTGGGAGAACAATCCGGAGTGCCATCTGTTTAACCGTGAGGGGCTTCCCGCATCGCCATTTTCATCAGAAAAGTAG
- the feoB gene encoding ferrous iron transport protein B, whose protein sequence is MDSCCAPEAFEPPVRTGIDGLHTIALIGPPNSGKSTLFNRLTGLRQKVANYPGVTVEQRMGRMAGIGRDDLTLIDLPGIYSLDAYSEDARVSVEVLQGRMPGTPKPDAVLLVLDSLHLTRQLMLAAPVLALGLPTMVLLNMSDLMEARGGIADPLALAKELQTPVALVSAAKGTGLEAVQLFLNRQGNRGRSGSEQQQLMLPVLGNAMSTHRWAAQVSSRTGYRAPLSAKATKKVDGVLLHPFWGPLLFLVVVFAVFQVVFSVGLPLSNGLQDVLAHFGKYVTGYLPAGWIRSLVLDGAWNGVTSVIVFLPQILLLFLFIGILEDTGYLARAALIADRVMRSIGLNGKAFIPLLSAYACAVPAIMATRTIENKRDRLATILVTPFMTCSARLPVYLLFIAAFIPNVAFVGGLISLKTIVMLSLYAIGFIAALVTARLLKSSILKTSETPFILELPQYRMPTWRSLGMRLADRGSVFLKQAGTVILCVTLGLWVLANVPVHHGHAPELGESVVGRLGHFIEPAIAPLGFNWKIGIGLLTSVMAREVMVGTMGTLYGADPETQSLSLQTALHHDLPIGGAVALMVFFAFALQCTSTIAVVRRETNSWKWPAVQFIYMLALAYGAAFIANRLVTAIWG, encoded by the coding sequence ATGGATAGCTGCTGCGCGCCTGAGGCGTTTGAACCACCGGTACGAACGGGTATAGATGGCTTACATACGATTGCTCTGATCGGGCCGCCAAATTCGGGAAAATCTACGCTCTTCAATCGGCTTACCGGGTTGCGCCAAAAAGTGGCGAATTATCCAGGCGTGACCGTTGAACAGCGTATGGGGCGCATGGCAGGTATCGGTCGAGATGACCTGACGCTGATTGATCTGCCGGGAATTTATTCGCTGGATGCTTATTCAGAAGATGCGCGAGTTTCGGTTGAGGTATTGCAGGGGCGTATGCCCGGGACTCCAAAGCCGGATGCGGTGTTATTGGTGCTGGATTCTCTTCATCTGACACGGCAGTTGATGCTGGCAGCACCTGTGCTGGCGTTGGGACTGCCGACGATGGTGTTGCTGAACATGAGCGACCTGATGGAGGCACGAGGCGGGATCGCTGATCCCCTGGCGCTGGCGAAGGAGTTGCAGACTCCGGTAGCGCTGGTGAGTGCCGCTAAAGGGACAGGGCTTGAGGCGGTTCAGCTATTTCTGAATCGACAGGGAAACAGGGGACGAAGCGGAAGTGAGCAGCAGCAGTTGATGCTTCCTGTATTGGGCAACGCGATGAGCACGCATCGCTGGGCGGCGCAGGTAAGCTCACGGACGGGATATCGCGCTCCGCTTTCGGCCAAGGCTACGAAGAAGGTGGATGGGGTTCTGCTGCATCCTTTCTGGGGGCCTCTGCTGTTTCTGGTGGTGGTGTTTGCGGTCTTCCAGGTCGTGTTTTCTGTTGGGCTTCCGCTAAGCAATGGATTACAGGATGTGCTGGCTCATTTTGGCAAATATGTGACGGGATATTTGCCCGCGGGATGGATCCGTTCCCTGGTGTTGGATGGCGCATGGAATGGCGTCACTTCGGTGATCGTGTTTTTGCCGCAGATTTTGCTGTTGTTTTTGTTTATCGGAATTCTGGAAGACACTGGCTACCTGGCCAGAGCTGCACTTATCGCGGATCGCGTGATGCGCAGTATTGGGCTGAATGGCAAGGCATTTATTCCGTTGCTCTCAGCCTATGCGTGCGCGGTGCCGGCGATCATGGCTACGCGGACGATTGAGAACAAACGCGACCGGCTGGCGACAATTCTTGTTACACCATTCATGACTTGTTCGGCGCGGTTGCCGGTGTACTTGTTGTTTATTGCGGCGTTCATTCCGAATGTGGCATTTGTGGGCGGCCTGATATCTCTGAAGACGATTGTGATGTTGAGCCTCTATGCCATCGGATTTATTGCAGCGCTGGTGACAGCACGGCTGTTGAAGAGTTCGATTCTGAAGACCAGTGAAACACCGTTCATTCTGGAGCTGCCTCAGTATCGAATGCCTACATGGCGCTCGTTGGGTATGCGCCTTGCGGATCGTGGCAGTGTATTTCTGAAGCAGGCGGGCACAGTGATTTTGTGCGTGACGCTGGGGCTTTGGGTGCTGGCAAATGTGCCGGTTCACCATGGACATGCTCCGGAGCTCGGCGAGAGTGTGGTTGGTCGGCTTGGGCATTTCATTGAACCAGCGATTGCGCCTCTGGGGTTCAATTGGAAGATAGGGATTGGGCTGCTGACGAGCGTGATGGCGCGCGAGGTGATGGTGGGAACGATGGGAACGCTCTATGGAGCTGATCCGGAGACACAGTCACTGAGTTTGCAGACGGCATTGCATCATGACTTGCCGATTGGCGGGGCTGTGGCGCTGATGGTGTTTTTTGCGTTTGCGCTGCAATGCACTTCTACGATTGCTGTTGTGAGGCGCGAGACGAATAGCTGGAAGTGGCCGGCGGTGCAGTTTATCTATATGCTGGCGCTGGCGTACGGAGCGGCGTTTATTGCGAACCGCCTGGTTACTGCGATTTGGGGCTAA
- a CDS encoding energy transducer TonB, with protein sequence MATALLKTKIDPTYPVNALEHNVSGSVTLRANIGKDGHIAALEIISGPAELHQAALNAVRQWTYQPYQLNGSPVEVETTISVPFEVHR encoded by the coding sequence GTGGCGACAGCATTGCTAAAGACGAAAATCGATCCCACTTATCCTGTCAACGCGCTGGAGCACAATGTCTCTGGTTCGGTGACTCTCCGCGCGAATATTGGTAAAGATGGTCATATAGCGGCACTCGAGATCATTAGTGGACCTGCCGAACTACATCAAGCCGCACTAAATGCTGTCAGACAATGGACGTATCAGCCCTATCAGTTGAACGGCAGTCCGGTTGAAGTCGAGACCACTATTAGTGTCCCCTTCGAAGTACATCGATAG
- a CDS encoding SGNH/GDSL hydrolase family protein: protein MRKAVWILTIFVSIGLAPSVMSATTTTATYDAIYVFGDSYCDVGNIFLATAGAEPAAPYYNGRFSNGPIWIEHVAGGLGLPMKPSLAGGTDYAFGGAFATAPQSISGGTIPSVPQQVELYLSQHGGKADPKALYIIEGGGNDILGATGGSPVTLGFKVATALAESELLLRRAGAKHFVVPNLFDVGLLPAGQANATFDHAAVVAANKYLNDLLALEDALEGISILRLDVYSLLESVKTDPTHYGFTDITDPCLTTVICADPDHTLFWDTHHPTVFGHDLFAVSLETVLSQQK, encoded by the coding sequence ATGCGCAAAGCTGTGTGGATTCTGACGATTTTCGTTTCCATTGGCCTGGCACCCAGTGTGATGTCGGCTACAACAACAACCGCAACTTATGACGCCATTTATGTATTTGGAGATAGTTATTGCGATGTAGGTAATATCTTTCTCGCAACTGCAGGTGCGGAGCCTGCCGCACCCTACTATAACGGTCGTTTTTCCAATGGTCCTATCTGGATCGAACATGTGGCGGGCGGACTTGGTCTGCCGATGAAGCCATCCCTTGCAGGAGGTACGGATTATGCCTTCGGAGGGGCATTTGCTACTGCTCCACAATCGATTTCAGGGGGGACGATTCCCAGTGTTCCGCAACAGGTGGAGCTCTACCTGAGCCAGCATGGCGGCAAGGCCGATCCAAAGGCGCTCTACATTATTGAAGGTGGCGGAAATGACATTCTGGGCGCGACAGGGGGATCACCGGTCACGCTTGGATTCAAAGTCGCTACTGCTCTTGCCGAAAGTGAATTACTGCTGAGACGCGCAGGAGCAAAGCATTTTGTCGTACCCAATTTGTTTGATGTGGGGTTACTGCCAGCGGGACAAGCAAATGCTACGTTTGACCATGCAGCGGTTGTTGCGGCGAACAAATACTTAAATGACTTGCTGGCATTGGAGGACGCACTCGAAGGGATATCTATTCTTCGCCTCGACGTTTACAGCCTGTTGGAATCGGTAAAGACAGATCCGACACATTACGGATTTACGGATATCACAGATCCCTGTTTAACCACTGTGATATGCGCCGACCCGGATCACACATTGTTCTGGGACACTCATCATCCCACCGTATTTGGTCACGATCTATTTGCAGTATCTCTGGAGACAGTATTGTCTCAACAGAAATAA
- a CDS encoding DUF6526 family protein, whose product MSDTRQQNLKNHAAFDPLIHIVAAVALLLFIGLSVAAVVQNIHGNLIVPFSLIALSILLFVLLVRTRSYPLKVQDRIIRLEEKLRLTTILSDPLKKRIPELTEDQLIGLRFASDDELPALVLTTLDHKLTRKQIKERIQSWRPDTFRV is encoded by the coding sequence ATGAGTGATACCAGGCAACAAAATCTTAAGAATCATGCTGCGTTCGACCCGCTAATTCACATAGTTGCGGCTGTTGCGTTGCTGCTTTTCATCGGTCTGTCCGTTGCCGCCGTAGTGCAGAATATCCACGGCAATTTGATCGTTCCGTTTTCTCTCATAGCGCTCTCAATTCTGTTATTCGTTCTATTGGTCAGAACGCGCTCTTATCCACTCAAGGTGCAGGATCGTATCATTCGCCTGGAAGAAAAGTTACGGCTTACAACAATCCTCTCCGATCCGCTGAAGAAGCGCATTCCAGAGCTGACGGAAGATCAACTTATCGGTCTTCGCTTCGCCTCTGACGATGAACTTCCCGCACTCGTTTTGACCACCCTCGATCACAAATTGACCCGCAAGCAGATCAAAGAACGCATCCAGAGCTGGCGCCCTGACACTTTCCGCGTCTGA
- a CDS encoding RHS repeat-associated core domain-containing protein: protein MGRFLSPDKFFFQKEMLEDPQRFNLYAYVRNNPLAMVDPSGEAIQLSNDADERAAQMKALCGVVGSQGCSYLYANGVTTTDKSGNQQTNYYVGILSGGPSGNGPAFSDLNGPASAVAGIVGDSRVAQLSLVAPGTVVGNPGDQATIGRAPSNTPGATFQSSDGQWHIDLLDPRQSSPGVMPGAYMSDGLAHYLTMGEVTGHELGHLQFEWSGKMSQAFQNLMNLQQGGSNASALKLENQVRQLKDPSAPTRTQH, encoded by the coding sequence ATGGGACGGTTCCTCAGCCCGGACAAATTCTTCTTTCAGAAAGAAATGTTGGAGGACCCGCAGCGGTTCAATCTGTATGCCTATGTCCGCAATAACCCCCTGGCGATGGTTGATCCTAGCGGAGAGGCTATTCAGCTTTCAAATGATGCAGATGAAAGGGCTGCTCAAATGAAAGCGTTGTGCGGTGTTGTCGGGAGCCAGGGGTGTTCATATCTCTACGCGAACGGTGTCACGACTACAGACAAGTCCGGAAACCAGCAAACCAACTATTACGTCGGGATTTTATCGGGTGGTCCATCGGGAAACGGTCCCGCATTCTCCGATCTCAATGGGCCAGCTTCGGCGGTTGCTGGTATCGTGGGCGACTCTAGGGTTGCACAATTGAGCCTCGTTGCTCCTGGAACTGTCGTAGGTAATCCCGGAGATCAAGCCACGATTGGACGAGCTCCTTCCAATACGCCGGGAGCAACGTTCCAGTCTTCCGATGGGCAATGGCACATAGATTTGCTCGACCCAAGGCAATCAAGCCCCGGTGTGATGCCTGGAGCATATATGTCGGATGGGCTGGCGCACTACTTAACAATGGGAGAGGTCACGGGTCACGAGCTTGGACATCTTCAATTTGAATGGTCGGGAAAAATGTCTCAAGCCTTCCAAAACTTGATGAATCTGCAGCAAGGCGGCAGCAATGCTAGTGCGTTGAAGCTAGAGAATCAAGTGCGGCAGTTGAAAGACCCATCTGCTCCCACTCGAACACAGCACTGA
- the argH gene encoding argininosuccinate lyase, translated as MWSGRFREPLDAEFESWQRSIVFDWQLLQEEVAASKAHASTLGAAGIVTTAELAELRSALGAIAVEHASEAGAAQVRDHASAEDIHHYVELSLTEKLGPLALKLHTGRSRNEQIATNLRLYVRRQIEITVSSLSDWALALVEKAKSVGDRVMPSYTHLQRAEPVLIAHWLMAYAQMLLRDISRLQDCATRLNYCPLGSGAVAGATLALDRSIAAKELGFTAPTANSMDATSDRDFVLEYLQALTFVGLHASRFAEEITLFATAEFGFVQLPEAFSTGSSAMPQKKNPDLTELVRAKVGRIHGAAAAVTLQLKGLPLSYNKDMQETQEPTFAVRGTAQMIGLLAKFTAALEFRYERMKDAAEDGFLNAMAAATYLVHKGVPFRKAHEKIGNAVRFAIDKQVELGGLTIEELREFGEEFGPDFYDAITLEATLDCHDVVGGTARARVHEALIAAEKRIHSLRDSFAGEAVHVGA; from the coding sequence ATGTGGTCGGGGCGTTTTCGCGAGCCGCTGGATGCTGAGTTTGAAAGCTGGCAACGGTCAATCGTGTTTGACTGGCAGCTGCTGCAAGAGGAAGTAGCTGCAAGCAAGGCACATGCTTCGACGCTGGGCGCTGCGGGGATTGTGACTACTGCGGAGTTGGCGGAACTGCGTTCGGCACTGGGTGCGATTGCTGTAGAGCATGCGTCTGAGGCTGGTGCCGCGCAGGTGCGCGACCACGCAAGTGCGGAGGATATTCATCATTACGTTGAGCTGTCTCTGACGGAGAAGCTTGGTCCGCTGGCGCTTAAGCTGCATACGGGGCGCAGCCGCAATGAACAGATCGCTACCAATCTGCGATTGTATGTTCGTAGGCAGATTGAGATCACGGTCAGTTCCCTTTCGGATTGGGCACTGGCGTTGGTTGAAAAAGCAAAGTCTGTTGGCGACCGCGTGATGCCCAGCTATACGCATTTGCAGCGGGCTGAGCCGGTGCTTATTGCGCACTGGTTGATGGCGTATGCGCAGATGTTGCTGCGCGATATTTCGCGGTTGCAGGATTGTGCGACGCGATTGAATTACTGTCCGTTGGGCTCGGGTGCGGTTGCCGGGGCTACGCTCGCGTTGGATCGAAGCATTGCGGCGAAGGAGCTTGGATTTACGGCTCCTACAGCGAACAGCATGGATGCTACGAGCGATCGCGACTTTGTGCTGGAGTATCTGCAGGCGCTGACTTTTGTTGGGCTGCACGCTAGTCGGTTCGCGGAAGAGATTACTTTGTTTGCCACTGCAGAGTTTGGATTTGTGCAGTTGCCGGAGGCTTTTTCTACGGGATCGAGTGCGATGCCGCAGAAGAAGAATCCTGATCTGACTGAGCTTGTGCGCGCCAAAGTTGGGCGGATTCATGGGGCGGCGGCGGCGGTTACGTTGCAGTTGAAGGGTTTGCCTCTGTCTTACAATAAAGACATGCAGGAGACGCAGGAGCCTACGTTTGCAGTGCGCGGCACGGCGCAGATGATTGGGCTGCTGGCAAAGTTTACTGCGGCGCTGGAGTTCCGCTACGAGCGGATGAAGGATGCAGCGGAAGATGGCTTTTTAAATGCGATGGCGGCGGCTACTTACCTTGTTCACAAGGGAGTTCCGTTCCGCAAGGCGCATGAAAAGATTGGGAACGCGGTGCGATTTGCGATCGACAAGCAGGTAGAGTTAGGCGGACTTACTATCGAAGAGCTTCGCGAATTTGGCGAGGAGTTTGGTCCTGACTTTTATGATGCCATTACGCTTGAAGCTACGCTGGACTGCCATGATGTTGTAGGCGGAACGGCGCGGGCAAGAGTGCATGAGGCGCTGATTGCTGCGGAAAAACGCATTCATTCGTTGCGAGATTCTTTCGCCGGGGAGGCTGTTCATGTTGGTGCGTAA
- a CDS encoding FeoA family protein, producing the protein MRVLSDLEVGESGVLAEMDLPPGVQNHLMYMGFVPDAWVKVLHRAPIGDPTVYSVDGIEIALRRETARSIRMKSPSSDPKPANTSIIAVAESHITELVEAL; encoded by the coding sequence GTGCGTGTACTGAGCGATCTCGAGGTAGGCGAAAGCGGAGTGCTGGCAGAGATGGATTTGCCGCCGGGCGTGCAGAATCACCTGATGTATATGGGTTTTGTACCGGATGCCTGGGTGAAAGTGCTGCATCGCGCGCCGATTGGCGATCCGACGGTTTATTCCGTTGATGGCATTGAGATTGCGCTGAGACGCGAGACAGCGCGGTCGATTCGTATGAAGTCTCCTTCCTCGGACCCTAAGCCAGCAAATACGTCCATTATCGCGGTGGCTGAATCTCATATAACGGAATTGGTTGAGGCACTTTAA
- a CDS encoding GNAT family N-acetyltransferase: protein MLVRKARLPDATNVFELVNSMSGDGTLLKRQFAEICENIRDFTVAESDTGVFLGCGALHLYGPHLAEVRSIVMSPGAKGKGAGGRVLKALIDEAEDHGIQSVCLFTRIPDFFFKYGFRVVEDKADLPDKVFKDCQNCPRLHRCDEVAMVRGKIPRMSILGPKEVARELVQLG, encoded by the coding sequence ATGTTGGTGCGTAAGGCGCGCCTTCCCGACGCAACAAATGTGTTCGAGCTGGTGAATAGTATGAGTGGCGATGGAACGCTGCTGAAGCGGCAGTTCGCGGAGATCTGCGAGAACATTCGCGATTTCACCGTGGCTGAGTCCGATACAGGCGTGTTCCTGGGCTGCGGTGCACTGCATTTGTATGGACCGCACCTGGCTGAGGTGCGGTCGATTGTGATGTCGCCCGGAGCCAAGGGCAAGGGTGCGGGTGGGCGTGTTTTGAAGGCCCTGATCGACGAGGCCGAAGATCACGGAATCCAATCGGTTTGCCTGTTTACACGCATTCCCGATTTCTTTTTCAAGTATGGATTTCGGGTGGTGGAAGACAAGGCCGATCTGCCGGACAAGGTCTTCAAAGATTGCCAGAACTGCCCTCGCCTGCATCGTTGCGATGAGGTGGCGATGGTGCGCGGGAAGATTCCGCGAATGTCGATCCTGGGGCCTAAAGAAGTTGCGCGAGAACTGGTTCAACTGGGGTAA
- a CDS encoding ferritin-like domain-containing protein, translated as MAKTKENSGTKKAVQELIDALNGDLAREYQAIIAYTVYSSVLTGAQWMNIAAELKKHAHEELQHALIIADQIDYLGGSPTATPKPVKLSKKAEEMLRFDLDNETETIKNYRQRVKQAEAIGHYALADQLRTIIAQEQEHQHDLATALGIDVPHVFEGGA; from the coding sequence ATGGCAAAGACTAAAGAGAACAGTGGCACAAAGAAAGCCGTACAAGAGCTTATCGACGCACTCAATGGCGATCTGGCCCGCGAATATCAGGCCATTATTGCTTATACGGTCTACAGCAGTGTGCTCACTGGCGCTCAATGGATGAATATCGCCGCAGAGTTGAAGAAACATGCGCATGAAGAGTTACAGCATGCGCTGATCATTGCGGACCAGATCGATTATCTAGGCGGTTCTCCTACAGCTACCCCAAAGCCTGTGAAGTTATCGAAGAAAGCAGAGGAGATGCTGCGATTCGACCTGGACAATGAGACAGAGACCATCAAGAACTATCGCCAACGCGTGAAGCAGGCAGAGGCGATTGGGCATTATGCTCTGGCAGACCAATTGCGCACGATCATCGCACAGGAGCAGGAGCATCAGCATGATCTAGCGACTGCTCTGGGCATCGATGTGCCGCATGTTTTTGAGGGCGGCGCTTAG
- a CDS encoding ABC-F family ATP-binding cassette domain-containing protein — protein MISVSNVTMRYGSKVLFEDVSVTFTPGRRYGLTGPNGAGKSTFMKILTGELEPQKGSVVRPRKLGILRQDQFAFDAYRVIDTVIMGNAPLWAALEERDRIYEKAELTDEDGMRLGELEGVVGDEDGYTAESDAAVLLQGLDIPDELHERKMSEIQGGQKVRVLLAQALFGKPDALMLDEPTNHLDLESIHWLREFLLGFQGTVITISHDRHFLNGVTTHTADIDYQTIITYTGGYDDMVVAKTQIRSQLEAQNEQREKKVAQLNDFIARFAAGTRSTQVASRKKEVERLQSAELSRSNIQRPFIKFDQLRPSGKHTLEFEGIAKSYGAEVVIKGFSGAVMRGEKVCLMGRNGVGKTTMLKSILAGIPEFADKEFVLDAGEVKWGHEAQIGYFPQDVSGVIAHGMTVSDWLHQWDPKVTREEIRGLLGQMLFSGEEGLKPTKALSGGETARLLFCRLMLLKPNILILDEPTNHLDLESINALNIALQRYEGTVFLVTHDQDLLEEVGTRLWNFEHGLIEDHKGPYEEWLKK, from the coding sequence ATGATCAGTGTCAGCAATGTGACGATGCGTTATGGCTCCAAGGTGCTGTTTGAGGACGTGAGCGTTACCTTTACCCCGGGGCGACGGTATGGACTTACCGGACCGAATGGTGCGGGTAAATCTACGTTTATGAAGATTTTGACGGGAGAACTGGAGCCGCAGAAAGGCTCAGTCGTTCGGCCACGCAAGCTCGGCATTCTGCGCCAGGATCAGTTTGCCTTTGACGCTTATCGCGTGATCGACACGGTGATCATGGGTAATGCTCCGCTATGGGCTGCTCTGGAAGAGCGGGACCGTATCTACGAAAAGGCAGAGCTGACGGACGAAGATGGCATGCGTCTGGGCGAGCTTGAGGGCGTGGTCGGCGACGAGGATGGCTACACCGCCGAGAGCGATGCTGCCGTGCTGCTGCAAGGGCTGGATATTCCCGATGAACTGCATGAACGCAAAATGAGCGAGATCCAGGGCGGCCAGAAGGTGCGCGTACTGCTGGCGCAGGCACTGTTTGGCAAGCCGGATGCGCTGATGCTGGACGAGCCCACGAACCATCTCGATCTTGAATCTATTCACTGGTTGAGGGAGTTTTTGCTGGGATTTCAGGGAACGGTGATTACGATTTCGCATGATCGTCACTTCCTGAACGGTGTTACGACGCACACTGCGGATATCGACTATCAGACGATCATCACCTACACCGGCGGATACGACGATATGGTGGTGGCAAAGACGCAGATTCGCTCTCAGCTTGAGGCTCAAAATGAGCAGCGGGAGAAGAAGGTCGCCCAGCTCAACGACTTTATCGCTCGGTTTGCCGCAGGTACTCGATCGACGCAGGTAGCCAGCCGTAAGAAGGAAGTGGAGCGGCTGCAGTCGGCGGAGCTTTCACGATCGAATATTCAGCGTCCTTTTATCAAGTTTGATCAGCTCAGGCCAAGCGGCAAGCACACGCTGGAGTTTGAAGGCATCGCTAAATCGTATGGCGCTGAAGTTGTAATCAAGGGCTTCAGTGGCGCCGTAATGCGGGGCGAAAAAGTCTGCCTGATGGGTCGTAACGGCGTAGGCAAAACGACGATGCTGAAGTCGATCCTGGCCGGCATTCCTGAGTTTGCGGACAAGGAATTCGTATTGGACGCAGGCGAAGTGAAGTGGGGCCACGAGGCACAGATCGGGTATTTTCCGCAGGACGTTTCGGGCGTGATCGCGCATGGCATGACGGTTTCCGACTGGCTGCATCAGTGGGATCCGAAGGTGACGCGCGAGGAGATTCGCGGACTGCTGGGGCAGATGCTGTTTAGCGGCGAAGAGGGTCTGAAGCCAACGAAGGCTCTTTCGGGCGGAGAGACGGCGCGGTTGCTGTTCTGCCGATTGATGCTGCTGAAGCCGAATATTCTGATTCTCGACGAACCTACAAACCATCTCGATCTGGAATCGATCAATGCACTGAATATCGCTCTACAGCGGTATGAGGGAACAGTTTTTCTCGTCACGCATGATCAGGATTTGCTAGAAGAAGTTGGGACTCGGCTTTGGAACTTTGAACATGGATTGATTGAAGACCACAAGGGGCCTTACGAAGAGTGGTTGAAGAAATAG